The sequence ATGAACGGGCTGATCGCGAACACCGAGAGTCCCAGCGAGATCACGCCCCAGCTTTGGTACATCGCCTGGGCGCAATGCTCGTAAGCAAACATGATCGCATGCCGGCGGCGCTTGCCCATGCGGAGGCCTTCGCGGAACTTGAGCATAAAGTGAACGACGTCGTCCACGGTCACCCCAAGCGCCACGGCCGGGGTCATCACCGTGCCGGTATCGATCAGCAAGCCGGACCAGCCCATCAGACCAAACACGATCGCGGCCGGGAACACGGCCGGGAACATCAGCAACATGCCGGCGGAGAAGCTCCGCACGACCAACATCATCACGATCGTGATCAGGAACCAGTCGCCGACAAATCCCCAGATCAGATTGTCGAGCAGCGTGTGCTGCGCCTTGTAAACCAACGGCACCAACCCGGTGTACTTGATGTTCTCCGCTAAGCCTTTAAACGCACCCGGGTCGGAGCCTTCCTGCATCTCGCCGATGGCGGTATTGACCGTCGTGCGGATCTCTCCGACGAACTGACCGTAATCGATCTCATCAAGCGCGCCCAATCGCGCCGTCACGCGCCAGAGTTGATTGCCGTTTTCGTCATCTTTGATATAGCCCGTGGGCGCGAGTTCATCCTTGAGAATATTGTTCGACACTGTCTGGACGATCAAAGGCGGTGCGTTCGGATTCTCTTCCTGAATCCGCTGAGCCAGCGCAGCTGGCGTCGGCGAAAACGACAGCGCCGACATCGCCTCGCCCACTTCGGGCAGTTCGCTGACTTTGAACTGAATCCACTCGACGACCTGCATCCGCTCCAGCATCGAGAGCGGCGAGTCTTTGTCGAAAGGGATGATGACTTCCATCGGCACGAGCGGGCCGAGGTTTTGCTCCAACCAGGCGTAGTCTTGGCGGATATCCGAGCCAGCGGAGAAGAACCGCATCAGGTTGATCGAGGTCTGCGCGTAGCGCAGCCCGTAGCCAGCGCCGCACATCAGCAGGATGCAGCCTGCCGACACCAGATTGTGGTGTCGCACGATGGCGCGACCCACCAGTCGCCAGCGGCGGCTGCCGAAGGGATCAAACGAATTGCTTCCTGCCTTCGCCTCGGCGTGCGCCGCGTGCGAGGGCAACGGCCACAATTGCAACGCCGCCGGCAGAAACAGGCAAAGTACCACGGTGCTCGCTAGCACCCCCAACGCGCAATACAAGCCGAACAAGAAGATCGGTACCAAGTCAGTGATGCAAAGCGAAAGCAATCCCGCGGCGGTCGTGCCGGTCGCCAAGCCCAGCGGCAATGCGGCGTGGCGCAGGGCAGCGCCAGGCGCCACGCGCACGCCTTCGTGTTCCACCGCTTCGCGATAGTAGTTCGTCAGATGGATTGCGCCGGAGATTGCCGCTACATAGACGAGAGTCGGCATCGTCAACAGGATGGCGTTCATCGTCGTGCCGGTGTAGTAGACGATCGCCAGGCTCAGCATCGCTGAGTAAATTCCGGTGCTGAACACCAAGAAAATCAGCTTGGGAATCCGCAAGCACCACCAGGCCACCAGCAGGCCGACAGCGGCGGAGATGCCCGCCAGGCGGAACAAACTGCTTTCGCCGGACTCGTCGAGCGCCACGTTATCGACGGGCGGACCGCCCATGTGCAGCGCCTCGGGCTTCACCGCGCATTCGTTCGAGGCGATGTTGCGGATCAACTCCACTGATTTGCGCAGTTGACCGAGGTCAGCGCCGAATTTGTTGAAGGTGATCACCGCGCAGGTGATCTTCTTGTCTTTGCCGATCAGCGTATTGTGAAAGCGATCGATCACCTCTTCGCGTTCCAGCGGATAGCGCCCCTCGCCCAGTCGCTTGATAAGTCGCGGACCCGTGGTGATCGAGGAGAACAGCTTCTTGCGGCCGAGCGGCATCTCGAAGCCGTCTTGGATCCCCTGCTCGATCTTCTGCGTAAACAACTCCAGTCGCGGGTCATCCAGCGTGCAGCCGTCCCAGGAGACGAGGACGAACTGCTCGTCGGCGAAATGCCTGCGGAAATCGCGAAACTGCTGCGTTTCTTCGTACTTGTCCGGCAGCCATTGGGCGACGTCGTTGCGGTTGCCGAGCAGCGATTGCCGCGCCCCGCGCCCTACCAGCGGCAGCAAAAACATCGCCACGATCAGAATCGGCAGCGCGAAGCGCTCGAAGAAGGGGCGGGAAGGTTCCTGGCTGGCTGTTCGCATGTCTCGGCCCTGGCGCGATCCTAATTCAATTCCGCTGGCGTCCTTGCGCATGCATCCGGGCAATCCGGATGCCGGACCGCGTTCCGGCGACTCTGCCGCCGGCGGCAACCATCCCTCCGCCGCAGCTCAATCCGCTACCCTCTGCGCATAAGATCGGCATCCTCCCACGGCGGGGAACAAGCAATGCGCGATCAATACAGCAGCCTAGCCGCATCCTCAGGCGTCGTCCATACGCCGGCCTTCGGCGGCGGAACTGCGCTCCAGTCCAGGAACCTCAAAATGAATCACTACAGTCATTCGTGTCGCGAGTCGCAAGTCTCAATGAGGCAATGAATTACGCAACATGCGAAGCATGGCATTTAACGCGCCTGCAAAATGGCACATTCTGCGCGTGCTAGGTGTTCTGCGCGGCCGGGATCGCTCAGGCAACTGGGGATGGATTAAGACTGTTCGCATCCACGCTCATGCATCGGAAGCACGCGTTTCCTTGCACTTGGAACGGTGACGGGCTTTTGCTACGCTCCGCCGCCAATTCGGCGGCAGATTTTTCTCTACACCACTCTTGCGCTGCCTTGATGATCATCGCACCCCCACCGTCGCGGCGCCGCGCTCGGGTTACCGCGTGCCGGCTGGGAATGCGCCTGATCGTGATGGGACTGCTGGGGTTGAGCGGCTGCACGACCACGAGTTCTTGGCGTAACTCTTCCGAGAAAGAGCTGGGCGATGTCGCCGCAGTGTCGGCCAACGAAAATGTTCCAGCAAAACGCAGCCAGGACGACTTCCGCACCGATGACGTCGCCCTGGCCAGCGACGATGCGGTCGCTTCGCCCAGTGACGGAGCGCTGATCAACACCGAATACATTATCACTGGGGCGGACATGCTCGGCTCCGGTCCCGTGCGGCTGGCCGCAGTGCTGGAATTCGCCAAACACAATCATCCGCAACTGGCGTCGATCGCCCAGGAAATCGACCTGGCCCGCGCGGAGCGACTGGGCGCCGGGTTGTTCGCCAACCCTCAATTGGTGATGGACGCCGACGGCGCTGTGGATGGCGACGACGCACCGTCGCTCACGACGCGTATTGATTTCACCGTGCCGATCGGCCACAAACGCCAACGCGGCATGTCGGCCGCCGATGCCGCCGAGCAACGGGCGCGCGGGGAACTCGATTATGAAACGGATCTCGTGCTGCTGGAGGTTTCCAACGCCGCGGCCGAGGTGTTGTATTTGCAGGAATTGGCCGAGCAGCAGCAATATCTCAGCGATCTGAACCTGCGCTTCGCCAACATGCAAAACGAGCGGGCGAAACAGAACGTCATCACCGAAGTCGACCGCCTGCTGGCCGACACCTCCGCCAAAGAGGCTGAATTCGAGCGGCTCCAAAGTCTCACCGAATTGGAACAAGCCCGGCTGGTCATGGCTCAGGCCATGGGTATGACGAACCCGCGTCCGCTGGAGTTGGCGGATCGCTTGCAGACGGTCCGCGTGCC is a genomic window of Planctomycetia bacterium containing:
- a CDS encoding MMPL family transporter, which translates into the protein MRTASQEPSRPFFERFALPILIVAMFLLPLVGRGARQSLLGNRNDVAQWLPDKYEETQQFRDFRRHFADEQFVLVSWDGCTLDDPRLELFTQKIEQGIQDGFEMPLGRKKLFSSITTGPRLIKRLGEGRYPLEREEVIDRFHNTLIGKDKKITCAVITFNKFGADLGQLRKSVELIRNIASNECAVKPEALHMGGPPVDNVALDESGESSLFRLAGISAAVGLLVAWWCLRIPKLIFLVFSTGIYSAMLSLAIVYYTGTTMNAILLTMPTLVYVAAISGAIHLTNYYREAVEHEGVRVAPGAALRHAALPLGLATGTTAAGLLSLCITDLVPIFLFGLYCALGVLASTVVLCLFLPAALQLWPLPSHAAHAEAKAGSNSFDPFGSRRWRLVGRAIVRHHNLVSAGCILLMCGAGYGLRYAQTSINLMRFFSAGSDIRQDYAWLEQNLGPLVPMEVIIPFDKDSPLSMLERMQVVEWIQFKVSELPEVGEAMSALSFSPTPAALAQRIQEENPNAPPLIVQTVSNNILKDELAPTGYIKDDENGNQLWRVTARLGALDEIDYGQFVGEIRTTVNTAIGEMQEGSDPGAFKGLAENIKYTGLVPLVYKAQHTLLDNLIWGFVGDWFLITIVMMLVVRSFSAGMLLMFPAVFPAAIVFGLMGWSGLLIDTGTVMTPAVALGVTVDDVVHFMLKFREGLRMGKRRRHAIMFAYEHCAQAMYQSWGVISLGLSVFAISPF
- a CDS encoding TolC family protein, yielding MIIAPPPSRRRARVTACRLGMRLIVMGLLGLSGCTTTSSWRNSSEKELGDVAAVSANENVPAKRSQDDFRTDDVALASDDAVASPSDGALINTEYIITGADMLGSGPVRLAAVLEFAKHNHPQLASIAQEIDLARAERLGAGLFANPQLVMDADGAVDGDDAPSLTTRIDFTVPIGHKRQRGMSAADAAEQRARGELDYETDLVLLEVSNAAAEVLYLQELAEQQQYLSDLNLRFANMQNERAKQNVITEVDRLLADTSAKEAEFERLQSLTELEQARLVMAQAMGMTNPRPLELADRLQTVRVPAVPLERVIAVAREVRPEFRAGNWGIREQQRRTDLARAEAIPDLTLSPRYNEAFNDDNDNLGARFATDLLLWNFNQGEIAAGLASTRQARADLRLSESTTLGEVARAYALLAPMERQLIYYDEQVAPSMQASIASIEQAFEVQAIDAAELSQQLSRLAKLRRAHLELRYLHHQTRMQLEILLKRPLSALATEQIGPGRPAGEFPSAALLPK